A single genomic interval of Koleobacter methoxysyntrophicus harbors:
- a CDS encoding DUF1788 domain-containing protein — MKTIYERLDEILPKIIDKRFRENKGLGNEVGFYIFDYDPKDEMLVREHIAFLKQKVNTDSSEIRIKEFDLYEIVLGILENKGYLEKVFAMEEKKGTEAILKPIKNTLRLTQKNDLVVEYIRQRVEQNDIVFLTGVGKVWPIIRSHTILNALHSIIDHVPLVMFYPGTYSGQDLNLFDEIMDQNYYRAFKLIPR; from the coding sequence ATGAAAACAATATATGAAAGACTAGATGAAATTCTTCCTAAAATCATAGATAAGAGGTTCAGAGAGAATAAAGGTTTAGGTAATGAGGTAGGATTTTATATCTTTGATTATGACCCAAAGGATGAGATGCTTGTAAGAGAGCATATAGCATTTTTAAAGCAGAAAGTGAACACTGATAGTTCAGAGATTAGAATCAAGGAATTTGATTTATATGAAATAGTGCTGGGAATATTGGAAAACAAGGGATATTTGGAAAAAGTCTTTGCAATGGAGGAAAAAAAGGGAACAGAAGCAATCTTAAAACCAATCAAGAATACGTTGAGGCTTACTCAAAAAAATGATCTAGTTGTTGAGTATATCAGGCAGAGGGTCGAACAAAATGATATTGTGTTTTTAACGGGAGTAGGGAAGGTATGGCCTATCATTCGCTCCCACACAATTTTAAATGCTTTGCATTCCATAATCGACCATGTGCCTTTAGTGATGTTTTATCCCGGCACCTATTCAGGTCAGGACCTGAATCTGTTTGATGAGATTATGGACCAAAACTATTACAGAGCATTTAAACTTATTCCGAGATAA
- the brxC gene encoding BREX system P-loop protein BrxC gives MELRKLFYKNIEREIKGVIKIGQDDDANVYQELEEYIVTRELARHFSTFFEAYKKSINNYTDKMGVWISGFFGSGKSHFLKILSYLLANKEVRGKKAVSYFDDKISDPMVLADMKMAGETKADVILFNIESKSDSDSKANKESIVKVFNKVFDEMQGFCGSLPWLAESEGQMVKEGTYEAFKKRFEELSGTKWEDAREDFYFEEDNIVKALADTTKMSIDAARHWYNKAEENYSLSVEKFAKKVKEYIESKGGDHHVIFLVDEMGQYIGDDTGLMLNLQTVVEDLGTYCGGKAWVIVTSQQDIDSITRVKGNDFSKIQGRFNTRLSLSSANVDEVIKKRILLKNDVAKDTLKLLYAEKEAILKNLITFSADTAEMKTYKSADDFIEVYPFIPYQFNLLQSVFTAIRTHGASGKHLSEGERSLLSAFQEAAIRYADHEVGTLIPFSAFYETIETFLDHNIRTVILHAQDNDRLTDKDVEVLKVLFLIKWVKEMPANLENIATLMVRHIDDDKIELKKEMEESLKRLLKETLIQKNGDEYIFLTYEEQEVNREIQHIPVDIGEIVLKIGEEIFNGIYGEKKFRYNARYYFDFNKIIDDRLLSSPKSEIGVKIITPYFDTGVELTDYELKMMSARENNLIIKLPSDTTILEEMGNILKIQTYLLRKGGTSSTEVIEEIKIRKSKEVAERKERVKTLLVEALKEAEFYVNMQKLDIKSKNPVERINSGLKVLIDSIYNKLNYITHFIESTKDLHDLLLENDIQLKLTGDEDEEVPNKLALEEVNHYIERNTQRHIPMTLKSIITFYSGTPYGWKELDITGLVVRLFKSQEIRLQLGSDYLNTSDKNVIQYMTKRDYVDRLIVKKRTKTPEKYINNAKKLVREVFGYTAVPGDEDGLMNKFRELSKEELSEINRLLVYYENSNYPGKEVLENGRELFEEILKIHDAVEFYEKLYELKDQLLDYEEDVFDVKKFFNNQKGQFDKALKQLNIYEKNKTYVLDSETIKIVQEIEEIIKSPKPYSQISKLPHLIDEFRSRFAKLLEEECRPIRNVIESDYQKVKDELNLYDFKNELYPKFEAKFKDLLNRLDSANNFYEAIAMKEESDRLKMRFFEEIEKKKRELKLKEQGRAQPTTISDADTPEYRPRKVVNISIANILHGAKTIETEDDIEELLEYIRQQLKKELKENTVLKLV, from the coding sequence GTGGAACTTAGAAAACTTTTTTATAAAAATATTGAGAGAGAGATCAAAGGGGTTATAAAGATTGGGCAGGATGATGATGCCAATGTCTATCAAGAGTTAGAAGAATACATAGTAACAAGGGAGTTGGCCAGGCATTTCAGCACCTTTTTCGAAGCCTACAAAAAAAGCATTAACAATTATACAGACAAGATGGGAGTTTGGATTTCCGGTTTCTTCGGAAGCGGCAAATCCCACTTCTTAAAGATATTATCTTATTTGCTTGCGAACAAAGAAGTAAGGGGCAAAAAGGCCGTATCCTATTTTGATGATAAAATCAGCGATCCTATGGTCCTTGCCGATATGAAGATGGCGGGAGAGACAAAAGCAGACGTCATTTTATTCAATATAGAGTCAAAATCAGACTCCGATTCCAAAGCCAATAAAGAATCTATTGTAAAAGTATTCAACAAAGTATTCGATGAAATGCAGGGTTTTTGCGGCTCGCTGCCCTGGCTTGCAGAATCGGAAGGGCAGATGGTAAAAGAGGGTACATACGAGGCATTCAAAAAAAGGTTTGAAGAATTATCAGGGACCAAATGGGAGGATGCAAGGGAAGATTTTTATTTTGAAGAAGACAATATCGTAAAAGCGCTGGCTGATACTACCAAAATGAGTATTGATGCGGCGCGGCACTGGTACAACAAAGCGGAAGAAAACTATTCTTTAAGTGTTGAAAAGTTTGCCAAAAAGGTAAAAGAATACATCGAATCAAAAGGCGGAGATCACCATGTTATTTTCCTGGTGGATGAGATGGGGCAGTACATTGGTGATGACACCGGTCTAATGTTAAACCTTCAAACAGTTGTTGAAGATTTAGGGACCTACTGTGGGGGAAAAGCATGGGTTATCGTAACTTCCCAGCAGGATATTGACTCTATTACAAGGGTGAAGGGAAATGACTTTTCAAAGATTCAGGGCAGATTCAATACAAGACTGAGTCTTTCCAGCGCCAATGTGGATGAAGTGATCAAAAAACGTATTCTGCTTAAAAATGATGTTGCAAAAGACACACTGAAACTTCTTTATGCCGAAAAAGAAGCAATTTTAAAAAATCTCATTACATTCTCGGCAGATACGGCTGAAATGAAGACTTATAAGTCAGCAGACGATTTCATAGAAGTATATCCCTTTATTCCTTATCAATTCAATTTACTACAGTCTGTATTTACGGCAATAAGAACACACGGTGCCAGCGGCAAGCACCTTTCAGAAGGGGAGAGGTCCCTTTTAAGTGCTTTCCAGGAAGCGGCAATTCGTTATGCCGACCATGAGGTTGGAACTTTAATACCTTTTTCGGCTTTTTATGAAACAATCGAAACCTTTCTTGACCATAACATCCGCACAGTAATTCTTCATGCACAGGACAACGATAGGCTTACAGATAAGGATGTGGAAGTGCTTAAAGTCTTATTCTTGATTAAATGGGTAAAAGAAATGCCCGCCAATTTGGAAAATATCGCAACCCTGATGGTGCGTCATATAGATGACGATAAGATTGAATTGAAAAAAGAAATGGAAGAGTCTCTGAAAAGACTCTTGAAAGAGACCTTGATCCAAAAGAACGGCGATGAATATATTTTCCTGACCTACGAAGAGCAGGAGGTCAATAGGGAGATTCAGCATATACCGGTAGATATTGGTGAAATCGTTCTAAAAATCGGGGAAGAGATATTTAACGGAATTTATGGCGAAAAGAAATTTAGATACAACGCCAGGTACTACTTTGACTTTAACAAAATAATTGACGACAGGTTGCTTTCATCACCAAAAAGCGAAATTGGCGTAAAAATTATTACCCCCTACTTTGATACGGGGGTAGAATTGACGGATTACGAGTTAAAAATGATGTCGGCAAGGGAAAACAATTTGATTATAAAACTTCCTTCCGATACCACCATATTGGAAGAAATGGGAAATATCTTAAAAATTCAAACATACCTTTTAAGAAAAGGAGGAACTTCTTCTACAGAGGTTATTGAGGAGATAAAAATTAGAAAGTCAAAGGAAGTCGCTGAAAGAAAAGAGAGGGTAAAAACCCTCCTTGTGGAGGCATTAAAAGAAGCGGAATTTTATGTAAACATGCAGAAACTAGATATCAAGTCAAAGAACCCTGTGGAAAGAATCAACAGCGGATTAAAGGTATTGATTGACAGTATTTACAACAAATTAAACTACATTACCCATTTTATTGAAAGCACAAAAGATTTGCATGACCTTTTGCTGGAAAATGATATACAGTTGAAATTAACAGGCGATGAAGATGAAGAAGTTCCCAACAAATTAGCATTGGAAGAAGTCAATCACTATATTGAAAGAAATACACAAAGGCATATACCTATGACATTAAAATCTATCATTACATTCTATTCCGGCACGCCCTATGGCTGGAAAGAGCTGGACATCACCGGATTAGTCGTAAGACTGTTTAAATCCCAGGAAATCAGACTCCAGCTTGGGAGTGACTACCTAAATACTTCGGATAAAAATGTTATTCAGTATATGACCAAACGGGATTATGTTGACAGGCTAATCGTAAAAAAAAGGACGAAAACACCTGAAAAATACATTAACAATGCAAAGAAATTGGTCAGAGAAGTATTTGGCTACACGGCCGTACCAGGTGATGAAGACGGCCTGATGAACAAATTCAGAGAATTATCAAAAGAAGAGTTGTCGGAAATTAACAGGCTGTTAGTTTATTATGAAAACTCCAATTATCCGGGGAAGGAAGTACTGGAAAATGGCAGGGAATTGTTTGAGGAAATTTTAAAAATTCATGATGCAGTGGAATTCTATGAAAAACTGTACGAACTGAAAGACCAACTTTTAGACTATGAAGAAGACGTTTTTGATGTAAAAAAATTCTTCAACAATCAAAAGGGACAGTTTGACAAGGCGTTAAAGCAATTAAATATTTATGAGAAAAACAAAACATATGTGTTGGACAGTGAAACAATTAAAATCGTGCAGGAAATAGAAGAAATTATCAAATCGCCAAAGCCCTATTCGCAGATATCAAAACTTCCGCATCTGATAGATGAATTTAGGAGCAGGTTTGCGAAGTTGCTGGAAGAAGAATGCAGGCCTATTCGGAATGTCATTGAAAGTGATTACCAGAAGGTTAAGGATGAACTTAACCTCTATGATTTTAAAAATGAGTTGTATCCAAAATTCGAAGCAAAATTTAAAGACCTGTTGAACCGGTTGGATTCTGCAAACAACTTTTATGAAGCTATTGCCATGAAAGAAGAGTCAGACAGGCTGAAAATGCGTTTTTTTGAAGAAATAGAGAAGAAAAAAAGGGAATTGAAATTAAAGGAACAGGGCAGAGCTCAACCAACAACAATTAGTGATGCGGATACCCCGGAGTATAGACCCAGAAAGGTTGTTAACATCAGCATAGCCAACATTCTCCACGGTGCCAAGACGATAGAGACCGAAGATGATATAGAAGAACTTCTGGAATATATAAGACAGCAGTTGAAAAAAGAACTGAAAGAAAATACCGTGCTGAAACTAGTTTAG